A stretch of Imperialibacter roseus DNA encodes these proteins:
- a CDS encoding bifunctional riboflavin kinase/FAD synthetase: MKVVEGIARLDHDGYMVVTAGTFDGVHVGHKAILQQVCEQARVHNGKSVVITFWPHPKFILGDASTLKLLSTWKEKEELFRKSGIDFLVKIPFTKEFSELSGDAFIRQVLVDALGTKKLIIGYDHKFGKNREGSFEYLQENASQYGFEVEEIPRQDIDHIGISSTKVRKALMEGNIEHANEFLGYHYMLEGEVVKGDKIGTGLGFPTANLHIEESFKLIPADGIYAVTVDFKGKSFGGMLYIGNRPTLKASPKTIEVNIFNFDQSIYGERIRVNFVALLRKDQRFDSLETLKQQLIIDREQAISVLKQLK; this comes from the coding sequence ATGAAAGTAGTTGAGGGAATTGCAAGGCTTGATCATGATGGCTACATGGTTGTTACCGCCGGCACTTTCGATGGCGTACATGTAGGACATAAGGCAATTTTGCAACAGGTGTGCGAACAAGCGAGAGTCCACAATGGAAAATCTGTTGTTATCACCTTTTGGCCCCATCCAAAATTCATATTAGGAGATGCATCCACACTCAAACTTCTTTCGACCTGGAAAGAAAAAGAGGAGTTATTCAGGAAATCAGGCATTGATTTTCTTGTGAAGATTCCATTCACTAAAGAATTCTCAGAACTGAGCGGCGATGCCTTTATCAGACAAGTGCTGGTAGATGCGCTCGGCACCAAAAAACTCATCATTGGCTACGACCACAAGTTTGGAAAAAACCGTGAAGGAAGCTTCGAGTACCTGCAGGAAAATGCTTCTCAATACGGCTTTGAAGTCGAAGAAATACCCCGTCAGGACATTGACCATATTGGCATAAGCTCGACCAAGGTTCGCAAGGCGCTCATGGAAGGCAATATTGAACATGCCAACGAGTTTCTTGGTTATCACTATATGCTGGAAGGCGAAGTGGTGAAGGGCGACAAGATTGGGACAGGTTTGGGCTTCCCCACTGCCAATTTACACATTGAAGAAAGTTTCAAACTGATCCCTGCCGATGGCATTTATGCGGTGACGGTTGATTTCAAAGGAAAGAGTTTTGGTGGAATGCTCTACATAGGCAACAGACCCACACTAAAGGCGTCACCCAAAACTATTGAGGTAAATATTTTTAACTTTGACCAGTCAATCTACGGTGAAAGAATTCGGGTGAACTTTGTGGCGCTTTTGAGAAAAGACCAACGGTTCGACAGTCTGGAAACGCTCAAACAGCAATTGATCATCGACAGAGAGCAGGCAATTAGCGTATTGAAACAGCTTAAATAA
- a CDS encoding CoA transferase subunit A, with product MISKVVKNAEEAVADIHDGSVLMLGGFGLCGIPENCISALLSSGVKNLTCISNNAGVDDFGIGLLLKTRQVKKMISSYVGENAEFERQLLSGELEVDLVPQGTLAERIRAGGAGIPAFFTPAGYGTEVAEGKEVREFDGKKYLLEAWLKADFSLVKAWKGDTAGNLVFKGTARNFNPMMATAGRITIAEVEELVPAGTLNPNDIHTPGVFVQRIFQGVNYEKRIEQRTIRQA from the coding sequence ATGATTAGCAAAGTTGTGAAAAATGCCGAAGAAGCAGTGGCCGACATCCACGATGGATCGGTATTGATGCTTGGGGGCTTCGGACTCTGCGGCATCCCCGAAAATTGCATATCTGCTTTGCTTTCAAGCGGCGTGAAAAACCTGACGTGCATTTCGAACAATGCCGGTGTGGATGACTTTGGCATCGGCCTGCTGCTAAAAACCAGACAAGTGAAAAAGATGATTTCCTCCTATGTAGGAGAAAATGCAGAGTTTGAGCGGCAGCTGCTGAGCGGTGAGCTGGAGGTAGACCTGGTTCCTCAGGGTACGCTGGCCGAAAGAATAAGGGCGGGCGGCGCTGGCATCCCAGCCTTCTTCACCCCTGCTGGTTACGGCACCGAAGTGGCCGAGGGTAAAGAAGTAAGGGAATTTGATGGAAAAAAATATTTGCTAGAAGCCTGGTTGAAGGCGGACTTTTCGCTGGTAAAAGCCTGGAAGGGAGACACTGCCGGGAACCTGGTTTTTAAAGGGACAGCCAGGAATTTTAACCCTATGATGGCCACAGCTGGCCGGATTACAATTGCTGAAGTAGAAGAGCTGGTGCCTGCCGGCACACTCAACCCCAACGACATTCATACACCGGGCGTATTCGTTCAACGAATTTTCCAGGGGGTAAACTACGAAAAGCGCATCGAGCAAAGAACAATTCGCCAGGCATAA
- the truB gene encoding tRNA pseudouridine(55) synthase TruB — MRGKKRYDFEAGETIGIDKPKEWTSFDVVKKVRNTIRIKKVGHAGTLDPLATGLLIICTGKATKTINQIQEQRKKYTCTLVLGKTTPSVDLETAFDSETDTQHLSADQIAEVLYSFQGAIQQVPPVYSAIKVDGKRAYESARKNETLELKAREVTIYSLQVLNMNLPEVEFVVECSKGTYIRSLVRDIGEKLGVGAYMSALRRNSIGDYQVEDAFTIEEFTSIFTSKPGNESS, encoded by the coding sequence GTGAGAGGAAAGAAGCGCTACGACTTTGAGGCTGGAGAGACCATCGGCATAGATAAGCCCAAAGAATGGACCTCTTTTGATGTGGTGAAGAAAGTCCGTAACACAATAAGGATAAAGAAAGTGGGCCATGCAGGAACGCTTGATCCTTTGGCGACAGGCCTGCTGATCATCTGCACGGGCAAAGCGACCAAAACCATCAATCAGATCCAGGAACAAAGAAAGAAGTACACCTGCACGCTGGTGCTGGGCAAAACCACCCCAAGCGTCGATTTGGAAACCGCTTTTGACAGTGAAACCGACACCCAACATCTGTCGGCAGACCAGATAGCAGAAGTCCTTTACAGTTTTCAAGGCGCTATTCAACAGGTACCGCCGGTCTATTCCGCCATCAAGGTGGATGGAAAAAGGGCTTACGAAAGTGCCCGAAAAAATGAAACACTTGAACTGAAAGCACGTGAAGTAACTATTTACTCGCTGCAGGTATTGAATATGAACCTTCCCGAAGTGGAGTTTGTAGTGGAATGCTCAAAGGGCACCTATATCCGAAGTCTTGTGAGAGACATAGGTGAAAAACTTGGTGTCGGCGCCTACATGTCGGCCCTTCGCAGGAACTCTATCGGTGATTATCAGGTTGAAGATGCCTTTACTATAGAAGAGTTCACCAGTATTTTTACATCAAAGCCAGGAAATGAAAGTAGTTGA
- the gldC gene encoding gliding motility protein GldC has product MNKSEIRFTVEMDENRVPEKIVWDADEKAGEELSETNAIALALWDADQKNTLRIDLWTKDMEVPDMKRFYIDCIGGMAQSVLNATGDEFMSQEMNALCDKLVTYLQKEGEQ; this is encoded by the coding sequence ATGAACAAGTCAGAAATACGTTTTACAGTTGAAATGGACGAAAACAGGGTCCCGGAAAAGATAGTCTGGGATGCCGACGAAAAGGCGGGTGAAGAGCTCAGCGAAACCAATGCAATTGCGTTGGCCTTGTGGGATGCTGATCAAAAAAACACGCTCCGTATCGACTTGTGGACAAAAGATATGGAAGTGCCTGATATGAAACGTTTCTACATAGACTGCATCGGCGGCATGGCGCAGAGCGTGCTCAATGCCACCGGAGACGAGTTTATGTCGCAAGAAATGAATGCACTATGTGACAAACTGGTCACCTACCTGCAAAAAGAAGGGGAGCAATAA
- a CDS encoding M48 family metalloprotease: protein MKILKSFWIAGLLLAVVSCKKDDDDGGGLPVFFSLQNDIDLGKQVSDEIAANPTEYPVLDETEYAEAYAYLQGITDEILNSGKIEYRDEFAWKIHIIHDDEVLNAFATPGGYIYVYTGLIKYLDQEDDLAGVMGHELAHADRRHSMQQMQKAYGLQLVLNVILGQNPSKLAEIAGAVAGNATTLAFSRDNESEADEYSVIYLAEGKYACNGAYSFFQKLLDSNQAGKTPKFLSTHPDPASRVEDINAKATELGCDTTPLAPASYEDFKNSLPE from the coding sequence ATGAAAATTCTTAAAAGCTTTTGGATTGCAGGTCTTCTTTTAGCCGTCGTTTCCTGTAAAAAAGATGATGACGATGGTGGTGGGTTGCCTGTCTTTTTCTCTTTGCAAAATGATATTGATCTGGGTAAGCAGGTGAGTGATGAGATTGCTGCCAATCCTACGGAATATCCGGTTCTGGACGAAACAGAGTATGCCGAAGCGTATGCCTACCTTCAGGGAATAACGGACGAAATCCTGAACAGCGGCAAGATTGAGTACAGAGATGAATTTGCATGGAAAATTCATATTATCCATGATGACGAAGTGCTCAATGCATTTGCAACGCCTGGTGGTTATATTTATGTATACACAGGTTTGATCAAATACCTTGACCAGGAAGACGACTTAGCTGGCGTAATGGGTCATGAGCTTGCGCACGCTGACAGAAGGCACAGTATGCAGCAAATGCAGAAGGCATATGGTCTTCAGCTCGTGCTCAACGTTATCCTTGGGCAAAACCCTTCAAAGCTGGCAGAAATTGCTGGCGCTGTTGCCGGAAATGCAACCACCCTGGCATTTAGCCGTGACAACGAATCGGAGGCTGACGAGTATTCTGTCATTTACCTGGCTGAAGGCAAATATGCCTGCAATGGCGCTTACAGCTTTTTCCAAAAGCTGCTCGACAGCAATCAGGCAGGAAAAACACCGAAATTCCTAAGCACACACCCGGATCCAGCATCAAGGGTGGAAGATATTAACGCCAAGGCAACTGAGCTGGGCTGCGACACCACTCCTCTTGCGCCAGCCTCTTACGAGGACTTTAAGAATAGTTTACCTGAATAA
- a CDS encoding outer membrane beta-barrel protein: protein MLRTLTITFLLFSLLRVHGQAVTISGTVKGANDYLGLPGATVLGEKLSSPPASLGVVTDLEGKFKLEKVEPGSYRFQFQYIGYQTVTKNVTVGIKDISFGDILLEEETKTLEEVKVTAQAMMSEQKGDTSVFNALAFKTVPDASAEDLVQKMPGIAMVDGVIQAQGENVQRILIDGKPFFGGDVQAALQSLPATVIESIQVFDKKSDQSELTGFDDGERIKTINIITKPNRRRGQFGKTSVGAGTDQRYMAGANLNMFNGDRRVTISGLSNNINILNYSASPNASADSRTQDGIINNNAIAVNFADTWAKSLEVSGSYLYNHRQDETTQTRFREYVLPSDSGQVYSESSYNNATNAEHRVFMKVDYKINDNNRIIWRPSASFGNNIRNSNFLGRTTSDFGPVNQTENSSSFDLFDLDYFNNLMYNHQFEKKGRAFTINLRNGFHVNTDDRYRLAENIFYQSADSSQLLKQNIEWNRKGHDWRVNASYTEPVGANGRIELEHTMGDRINDSDRRLYDFSEQFDDYTLLDEALSNTFDNSYFTQETELGYQYTLKKLTAQVEVEYQDAKLKNDQQFPREYTLNRRFNSVLPSSRFRYKFTDNTNIELDYRTWTREPQIGQLQDVIDNSNPLQLRTGNVDLNQTYTNRIRTRIRSNNPETNRSMFVYAHTELTSNYIGTSTFIAEEQTTVGQGVVLEKGSQLISPVNLGGYKEFRSYLSYGQPFSLIKSNVNFNGGVNYTSRPGLINDELNLANSWNYRLGVSLSSNISENIDFRVATWSRYNVVENSLRPALNNNFFNQTTRINYNMIFGNGFTFRTDVRHQINAGLSAGFDNSFTLWNMSVGKKLFKNKLGEVSMNVYDILKQNNNIRRNISEIYIEDTQSNVLNRYVMLSFTYNFRHFSVGASQEDFEEIKTN, encoded by the coding sequence ATGTTAAGAACTCTTACCATTACGTTCCTATTATTTTCGCTTCTCAGAGTCCATGGGCAAGCTGTCACCATTTCGGGAACTGTGAAGGGAGCCAACGATTACTTAGGTCTCCCCGGTGCTACCGTACTGGGTGAAAAACTAAGCTCTCCTCCTGCCTCTTTGGGTGTGGTCACTGATCTTGAGGGAAAATTCAAGCTTGAGAAGGTGGAGCCGGGCAGCTACCGTTTTCAGTTTCAATATATCGGATATCAGACGGTGACAAAAAATGTAACTGTCGGCATAAAGGACATTTCCTTTGGAGACATTCTACTGGAAGAAGAGACCAAGACGCTTGAAGAAGTAAAAGTTACTGCCCAGGCTATGATGAGTGAGCAGAAAGGAGATACCTCTGTTTTCAACGCACTGGCTTTCAAAACAGTACCCGATGCCAGTGCCGAAGACCTGGTGCAAAAGATGCCGGGCATTGCGATGGTGGATGGCGTAATACAAGCCCAGGGCGAAAACGTTCAGCGAATTCTTATCGACGGAAAGCCTTTTTTCGGCGGCGATGTGCAGGCTGCTTTGCAGAGCCTACCCGCTACTGTGATTGAAAGCATTCAGGTGTTTGACAAAAAGAGCGACCAGAGCGAGCTAACCGGGTTTGACGACGGTGAAAGAATAAAGACGATTAATATCATCACAAAGCCCAATCGCAGAAGAGGGCAGTTTGGAAAAACTTCGGTAGGAGCTGGAACTGATCAACGTTATATGGCAGGCGCTAACCTCAATATGTTCAATGGCGACCGTCGGGTTACTATATCAGGCCTTAGCAACAACATCAATATTCTCAACTACTCGGCAAGCCCCAATGCAAGTGCCGACAGCAGAACCCAGGATGGCATCATCAACAACAACGCCATTGCAGTAAACTTTGCTGACACCTGGGCAAAGTCGCTGGAGGTAAGTGGCAGCTACTTGTACAACCACAGGCAGGATGAAACCACCCAAACCAGGTTCAGAGAATATGTGCTCCCGTCCGACTCAGGGCAGGTTTACTCAGAAAGCAGCTACAACAATGCCACTAACGCCGAACACAGGGTGTTTATGAAAGTCGACTACAAGATCAACGACAACAACAGGATCATTTGGCGGCCATCAGCTTCCTTCGGCAATAACATCCGCAATTCCAACTTCCTCGGTCGCACAACCTCGGATTTTGGCCCGGTGAACCAAACCGAAAACAGCTCGTCGTTCGATCTCTTTGATTTGGACTACTTCAATAACCTGATGTACAACCATCAATTTGAAAAAAAGGGGCGTGCATTCACGATCAACCTCCGAAACGGCTTTCACGTCAATACCGACGACAGGTACAGGCTGGCCGAAAATATCTTCTATCAATCGGCTGACAGCAGTCAATTGCTCAAGCAAAATATTGAGTGGAACCGAAAAGGACACGACTGGAGGGTCAACGCTTCCTATACTGAGCCCGTGGGTGCCAACGGACGAATTGAACTGGAGCATACAATGGGCGACAGAATCAATGACTCTGACAGAAGACTGTACGACTTTTCGGAGCAGTTCGATGACTACACCCTACTCGATGAGGCGTTGAGCAACACCTTCGACAACAGCTACTTTACACAGGAAACAGAGCTGGGTTACCAATACACACTAAAAAAACTTACTGCGCAGGTAGAGGTGGAATATCAGGACGCCAAACTGAAAAATGACCAGCAGTTTCCAAGGGAATACACACTCAATCGGCGCTTTAATAGCGTGTTACCGTCGTCCCGGTTTCGCTACAAGTTTACCGACAATACCAATATCGAACTAGATTACCGCACCTGGACCAGAGAGCCACAAATAGGACAGCTGCAGGACGTAATTGACAACTCAAATCCGCTTCAGCTTCGCACGGGAAATGTGGATCTTAACCAAACATATACCAATAGAATCAGAACCCGTATAAGGTCAAACAACCCCGAAACAAATAGGTCAATGTTTGTTTATGCCCACACCGAGCTCACCAGCAACTACATTGGAACGAGCACCTTTATTGCCGAAGAACAGACAACAGTTGGACAAGGAGTGGTACTTGAAAAAGGCTCTCAGCTAATAAGCCCGGTTAACCTGGGTGGATACAAGGAATTCAGGTCATACCTGAGTTATGGCCAACCCTTCTCGTTGATCAAATCAAATGTCAATTTCAACGGTGGTGTTAACTACACAAGCAGACCTGGCCTCATCAACGACGAGCTCAACCTGGCCAACTCATGGAACTACAGGCTTGGTGTTTCTCTAAGCAGCAACATCAGTGAGAATATTGATTTCAGAGTAGCCACGTGGTCGAGATACAACGTGGTGGAAAACAGCCTGCGGCCTGCACTAAACAACAACTTCTTTAATCAGACTACCCGGATCAACTACAACATGATCTTTGGAAACGGCTTCACATTCAGAACAGACGTAAGGCATCAAATCAATGCCGGGCTTTCTGCGGGTTTCGACAATAGTTTCACTCTTTGGAACATGAGTGTGGGTAAGAAGTTGTTCAAAAACAAGCTTGGCGAAGTGA
- a CDS encoding 3-oxoacid CoA-transferase subunit B, with amino-acid sequence MGLDKIAIAKRIAQEVKDGMYINLGIGIPTLVANYLPDGIDVVLQSENGLLGIGPFPTEEEVDADLINAGKQTVSMIPGSSLFSSADSFAMIRGGHIHLTILGAMEVSENGDIANWKIPGKMVKGMGGAMDLVASADNIIVAMQHKSKDGQSKLLKECTLPLTGIRCVKKIVSDLAVLEVLSEGGFKLLERAPGVSVEEIKASTAGKLIVEGEIPEMRIN; translated from the coding sequence ATGGGATTAGACAAAATAGCCATCGCCAAAAGAATAGCCCAGGAGGTAAAGGACGGCATGTACATCAACCTGGGCATAGGCATACCTACTCTGGTGGCCAACTACCTGCCTGACGGCATCGACGTGGTGCTGCAGTCGGAAAATGGCTTACTGGGCATAGGCCCCTTCCCTACTGAGGAGGAAGTAGATGCTGACCTGATCAATGCCGGTAAGCAAACGGTGTCTATGATACCCGGCTCGTCGCTTTTCAGCTCGGCCGACAGCTTTGCCATGATCCGTGGGGGGCATATACATTTGACCATTTTGGGTGCCATGGAGGTATCGGAAAATGGCGATATCGCCAATTGGAAAATCCCTGGTAAGATGGTGAAAGGCATGGGTGGAGCGATGGACCTGGTGGCTTCTGCAGACAACATCATAGTGGCCATGCAGCACAAAAGCAAAGACGGCCAATCGAAGTTATTAAAAGAGTGTACACTACCTTTGACGGGCATTCGGTGCGTGAAGAAAATAGTGAGCGACCTCGCCGTGCTCGAAGTGCTATCGGAAGGCGGGTTCAAGCTGCTCGAAAGAGCTCCCGGCGTAAGTGTGGAAGAAATAAAAGCTTCCACAGCTGGCAAGCTTATTGTGGAAGGTGAGATTCCTGAAATGAGGATTAATTAA